Part of the bacterium genome is shown below.
ATCCACCTTTCCTACCACCAAAACCACTTCTTTCTCTGAATCCAGAATGTCCTGTCCTTTCTCTCGGTGGATTGGCTTTATTTACAGTAAGTTTCCTGCCATTTAGTTCCTGTCCGTTCAGTGCTTCAACTGCCTGTTGCAGAACTGCTTCTGACTGTACTTCCACAAAACCAAAACCTTTCGGTCTACCTGTATACTTATCTGTAATAAGCACAACACTCGTCGTTTCTATTCCCTTTTCAGAAAAGAAGTTTTTAAGTTCATCTTCTGTTGTATCATAATTCAGATTTCCCACATACAACTTATGTTTCTGTTCCATTTCTCAAAGTCCTCTCTTTTTTACTTCCTTTTAAGGAAGTATATTGTTTTCTATTTAACTACCTACTGACAAACATTTTTCTATAGTTCCTCCTTTCCTGTATAAAGGCACAGGGTTTTTCAGACAGAGGCGGGGTATCAGAAATGATATCTCGCTGTCAGAATAAAATTATTATATCATAAATAAATCAAATGTCCAGAAAATCTTTATAAACACTGTTTGACTTATT
Proteins encoded:
- a CDS encoding RNA-binding protein translates to MEQKHKLYVGNLNYDTTEDELKNFFSEKGIETTSVVLITDKYTGRPKGFGFVEVQSEAVLQQAVEALNGQELNGRKLTVNKANPPRERTGHSGFRERSGFGGRKGGFSRDRRARY